The DNA sequence GAAGTGATTCAGACGATTCGTCAGCACTCCTCAGCGTTGATCGCGTTAGATGTAACCCAGGCATTGGGCCGCATCCCATTGGATCTGGAAGACATCGATCTGGTGATCAGCAGTACTCACAAGTGGATTCTGGCTTCTCATGGAGGTGGACTGGTCGGTGTGCCATCGAAGAAAGCCAGCGAATGGACCGTCCCTGCCGGGGGCTGGTTCAATCTGAAAGATGCTTTTGGGGATCAGCGTTTCGAAAAAGCGGAAAGTCTGCCCGGAGCGGCCAGTTTTACGGTGGGGATGCCCAACTATCCAGCCGTTTACGCGATCCGAGCAGCCTTACAGTACATCACAGAAACCGGGGTCGAAAAGATCGAGCAGGCGACGGCACCTCTGGTAGAAGCCTGTCTCGCCGGCCTGAAAGAGGCAAGTGTCGAGTTGATTTCGCCCCAACAGACAGAGGATCTGGCAGGAATCATCGCTTTCCGGCACCCGGAAGCGGAGCGGATTTATAAGCACCTGCACAGTAAAGAGATTCATCCCATGTACCACGCCGGTCGAATCCGCGTGGCCCTGCATGGATATAACACAATGGATGATGTGGAGACGTTCCTGAAGGAACTGCACCACGCGTCTTCCAAGAGTTTTGTCGGAAATTAGGCGATTTAGCCACATTTGAGTGGCAGAAAATCGACTGGAATTCGACGACATTCATGTATTTTTGCTGATTTTTAACCGAGATGGAATATAATGAAGGTAAGCATAAGCTCAATCATCAAAAAATCTTACCTTCACTCCAGACCACACCGTGTCCGAGTGAGAAGCTAGCGCTCCTCGACGTCAGACTGTGGTTCCTACCTGAAAACTGCCGGGAAAAACGATGAAGATGCCTGCGAGTTTACGAGATTGTTTCTTTTCTTTCGTAACACAGTGTTCTACCGGGCTGTTCGCTCTGGTCTGCCTGCTGACGCTCTCTCCCGTCAACGCAGCCGAACAGAAACCGAGTCAGGAACAGGTTCAGTTTTTCGAATCGAAAATCCGTCCTCTGCTGATCAAGCATTGCTATGACTGTCATGGAGAGGATGCCCAGGAATCAGATCTGCGTGTCGATACCTTTGACGGGATCGCCAAAGGGGGCAAAGCTGGTTCGCTGATCGTGCCCGGAAAGCCGGAACAGAGCCTGCTGATGACGGCTGTCAATTACCAGTCAAATGACCTGCAGATGCCCCCCGATGAGAAGCTGAGTAAGCAGGAAATCAAAGACCTGAGTGACTGGGTCAAAATGGGGGCACCTTATCCGAACGCAGACTTAAGTAAGCTCCGCGCTGCCAGCGACAAGGGTAAGTATGACCTGGAGAAGGAACGTGAATTCTGGTCTTTCCAGCCCGTACGTAAACCGGCACTCCCCGAAGTCAAAAATAAAGCATGGGTCAAAAATCCCATCGATCAGTTTGTATTACACAAGCTGGAAGAAGCAGGGTTGCAGCCTGCCTCACCTGCCGATAAACGGACACTCATTCGCCGGACGACCTTTGATCTGACTGGTCTGCCCCCGACGCAGGAAGAAGTCGAAAACTTCCTCAACGATACTTCACCAAATGCCTTCGAGAAAGTCGTCGATCGTCTGCTTGCTTCACCGCATTACGGTGAGCACTGGGGACGGCACTGGCTCGACGTCGCCCGCTATGCTGACTCCAATGGTCTCGATGAAAACATTGCTTACGGTACCGCCTGGAAATACCGGGATTATGTTGTCAATGCGTTCAATAAAGACAAACCTTACGACGTCTTCATTAAAGAACAACTGGCTGGC is a window from the Gimesia benthica genome containing:
- a CDS encoding aminotransferase class V-fold PLP-dependent enzyme — translated: MLDLQTRNQDFPSLQGRTYLNTAAEGIPPLQVKAAFDQYFEDKLLGMDGRKLHEAQWDAAKSLIAGMYGLSSDEVSICSCSSEAFNLAYQALQLKEGDEVIISDLDFPASYTFGLQQSCPATVKIWEARDWELRLEDLQSLLSDKTRMVSISLVSFFNGFMIPLKEVIQTIRQHSSALIALDVTQALGRIPLDLEDIDLVISSTHKWILASHGGGLVGVPSKKASEWTVPAGGWFNLKDAFGDQRFEKAESLPGAASFTVGMPNYPAVYAIRAALQYITETGVEKIEQATAPLVEACLAGLKEASVELISPQQTEDLAGIIAFRHPEAERIYKHLHSKEIHPMYHAGRIRVALHGYNTMDDVETFLKELHHASSKSFVGN